One region of Turicibacter bilis genomic DNA includes:
- the argS gene encoding arginine--tRNA ligase, whose product MIQTLKNNLRKEIKEAVLKCGYIQAEDEFNIILENSKDVNHGDYSTNVAMQLTKLARKNPRMIAEELLSNFNNENANVEKVEIAGPGFINFFMNKNAFTKSIKNIIELGQEYGKSNSGNGLKYNVEYVSANPTGDLHLGHARGAALGDSLCRILSKAGYDVTREYYVNDAGNQIHNLVISAYARYLQALGKDAEMPEDGYYGPDIISLGKMMAEQYQDQFVDKLDENYDLIRQISLDYELNKIKQDLNMFGVEFDLFTSEKAIYDKNLVKESIDLLQEKGYIYEEDGAVWFRSTDFGDDKNRVLRKSDGSYTYLTPDIANHIEKLNRGNDKLVDIWGADHHGYIARVKAAMQALGYEADKLEVDIIQMVRLIKDGEEFKMSKRTGKAVTIRDLVDEVGVDAVRYFFVMRSGETQMDFDLDLATKKSNENPVYYAQYAHARTCSILRQAEEKGFSPVLKDEYEFISHEKEYEVIKLMGEFPMVIADAAAKRKPHLICNYINDLATAFHSLYNAEKVINEENTEKTNEKLALIKALEVTIKNALELIGVDAPERM is encoded by the coding sequence ATGATCCAAACATTAAAAAATAATTTAAGAAAAGAAATTAAAGAAGCAGTATTAAAGTGTGGATATATTCAAGCTGAAGATGAATTTAACATCATTTTAGAAAATTCAAAAGATGTAAATCATGGGGATTATTCTACAAACGTAGCAATGCAACTTACTAAATTAGCAAGAAAAAATCCACGTATGATTGCAGAAGAATTATTAAGCAATTTTAATAATGAAAATGCTAATGTTGAAAAAGTAGAAATTGCAGGACCAGGATTTATTAACTTTTTCATGAATAAAAATGCATTTACTAAATCAATTAAAAATATTATTGAATTAGGTCAAGAATATGGAAAAAGTAATTCAGGGAATGGTTTAAAATACAATGTAGAATACGTTTCAGCAAATCCTACAGGTGATTTACACTTAGGGCATGCACGTGGAGCAGCATTAGGTGATTCATTATGTCGTATTTTATCTAAAGCTGGATATGATGTAACACGTGAATATTATGTTAATGATGCTGGAAATCAAATTCATAACTTAGTAATCTCGGCATATGCTCGTTATTTACAAGCATTAGGTAAAGACGCCGAAATGCCTGAAGATGGTTACTATGGACCTGACATCATCTCATTAGGAAAAATGATGGCAGAACAGTATCAAGATCAATTTGTTGATAAATTAGATGAAAATTATGATTTAATTCGTCAAATCTCTTTAGACTATGAATTAAACAAAATCAAACAAGATTTAAATATGTTTGGTGTGGAATTTGACTTATTTACAAGTGAAAAAGCTATTTATGATAAAAATCTAGTAAAAGAGTCAATTGATTTATTACAAGAAAAAGGATATATCTATGAGGAAGATGGAGCTGTTTGGTTCCGTTCAACAGATTTTGGAGATGATAAAAATCGTGTATTAAGAAAATCTGATGGCTCATATACATATTTAACACCAGATATCGCTAACCATATCGAAAAATTAAATCGTGGAAATGATAAATTAGTCGATATTTGGGGAGCAGATCATCATGGATATATTGCCCGCGTAAAAGCAGCAATGCAAGCTTTAGGTTATGAAGCAGATAAATTAGAAGTAGATATTATTCAAATGGTTCGTTTAATTAAAGATGGCGAAGAATTTAAAATGTCAAAACGTACAGGAAAAGCTGTTACGATACGTGATTTAGTTGACGAAGTAGGTGTAGATGCTGTTCGTTACTTCTTCGTAATGCGTAGTGGAGAAACACAAATGGACTTCGATTTAGATTTAGCAACTAAGAAATCAAACGAAAATCCAGTATACTATGCACAATATGCACATGCTAGAACGTGTTCAATTTTAAGACAAGCAGAAGAAAAAGGATTCTCTCCAGTCTTAAAAGATGAATATGAGTTTATTTCACATGAAAAAGAATATGAAGTAATTAAGCTAATGGGAGAATTCCCAATGGTAATCGCAGATGCAGCTGCAAAACGTAAACCACACTTAATCTGTAATTATATTAATGACTTAGCAACAGCATTCCATAGTTTATATAATGCAGAGAAAGTTATTAATGAAGAAAATACAGAAAAAACAAATGAAAAATTAGCTTTAATCAAAGCATTAGAAGTAACAATTAAGAATGCATTAGAATTAATCGGTGTAGATGCACCAGAAAGAATGTAA
- the rpoE gene encoding DNA-directed RNA polymerase subunit delta, with the protein MTTHNEEMSMLEVAELLIQRKIKPQKFEKIAKEVCEIMGLTDEQFQSKLAQFYTDLTLSGKFVTVGEDKWDLKSRQKYEVANYDTYDIDFDDEEVEPITEDGFDSYDTEMDYKEDDTDKDENDDFVDEEEAEDDYSDESNAEVGEDSDEFEGLAIYHEDEME; encoded by the coding sequence ATGACTACACACAATGAAGAAATGTCAATGTTAGAAGTAGCGGAATTACTTATTCAACGTAAAATTAAACCTCAAAAATTCGAGAAAATTGCTAAAGAAGTATGCGAAATCATGGGATTAACAGATGAACAATTCCAATCTAAATTAGCTCAGTTCTATACAGATCTTACATTAAGTGGTAAGTTTGTAACTGTTGGTGAAGATAAATGGGATTTAAAATCACGCCAAAAATATGAAGTAGCTAACTATGATACATATGATATTGACTTTGATGATGAAGAAGTAGAACCTATTACAGAAGATGGGTTTGATTCGTATGATACAGAGATGGATTATAAAGAAGATGATACAGACAAAGATGAAAATGATGACTTTGTTGACGAAGAAGAAGCTGAAGATGATTATAGTGATGAGAGTAATGCTGAAGTTGGAGAAGACTCAGATGAATTCGAAGGCTTAGCTATTTATCACGAGGATGAGATGGAGTAA
- a CDS encoding NAD(P)/FAD-dependent oxidoreductase: MSNYDVVIVGAGPAGIFAAYELSKKNKDLKVALVDKGLDIYKRRCPILEHKIKKCPVIKDHVGCMPACSITNGFGGAGAYSDGKFNITHEFGGWMTDYLSNGVVEDLISYVDEINLEHGATTDITDPTTDKVREIEKRGYAVGLKLLRAKVRHLGTEQNLEILKSIYEAMKDRVDYHFKTEVKDVIVEDNEVKGLLLANGETMKANQVFLAPGRDGSVWLKDVMKGQNIPMKNLQVDIGVRVETSDIVMQEINEHLYEGKFVYRTSVGTVVRTFCSNPSGHVVVENHSGTMLANGHAYKDPKLGSKNTNFALLVSHTFEEPFDQPNEFAHEVSHLANKLSNGSIIVQKYGDILRGRRTTAKRLKEGFVEPTLKEAVPGDLGLVLPYNTMKSLIEMTEALDHVTPGIAAEHTLFYGVEAKFYSARPEIDDKFETKVKGLFVGGDGAGVTRGLAQAGASGVWVARQILERYEA, encoded by the coding sequence ATGAGTAATTACGATGTTGTTATTGTTGGGGCAGGACCTGCAGGGATTTTTGCTGCATATGAGTTATCAAAGAAAAATAAGGATTTAAAGGTGGCTTTAGTAGATAAGGGGTTAGATATTTATAAACGTAGATGTCCAATTCTTGAACATAAAATTAAAAAATGTCCAGTAATCAAGGACCATGTAGGTTGTATGCCTGCTTGTTCAATTACGAATGGGTTTGGTGGAGCTGGTGCTTATTCGGATGGAAAGTTTAATATTACACATGAGTTTGGTGGATGGATGACAGATTATTTATCAAATGGTGTAGTAGAGGATTTAATTAGTTATGTTGATGAAATTAATTTAGAACATGGGGCAACGACTGATATTACGGACCCAACGACGGATAAGGTTCGTGAGATTGAGAAACGTGGATATGCGGTAGGATTAAAATTACTTCGTGCAAAAGTTCGTCATTTAGGAACAGAACAAAACTTAGAAATTTTAAAAAGCATTTATGAAGCAATGAAAGACCGTGTGGATTATCACTTTAAAACTGAAGTAAAAGATGTTATCGTCGAAGATAATGAAGTAAAAGGGTTATTACTTGCTAATGGAGAGACAATGAAGGCTAATCAAGTCTTTTTAGCACCAGGTCGTGATGGATCAGTATGGTTAAAAGACGTGATGAAAGGTCAAAATATTCCGATGAAGAATTTACAAGTTGACATTGGAGTACGCGTGGAAACTTCTGATATTGTCATGCAAGAAATCAATGAGCATTTATATGAAGGAAAGTTCGTCTATCGCACGAGTGTAGGGACTGTTGTTCGTACGTTCTGTTCAAATCCTTCAGGTCATGTTGTTGTTGAAAATCATTCAGGAACGATGTTGGCAAATGGTCATGCTTATAAGGATCCAAAGTTAGGAAGTAAGAATACGAACTTTGCTTTACTTGTTTCTCATACGTTTGAAGAACCATTTGATCAACCAAATGAGTTTGCTCATGAAGTTTCACATTTAGCAAACAAATTATCAAATGGATCAATAATTGTTCAAAAATATGGAGATATTTTAAGAGGGCGTCGTACGACGGCTAAACGTTTAAAAGAAGGATTCGTAGAACCAACATTAAAAGAGGCGGTTCCTGGAGATTTAGGGTTAGTACTGCCTTATAATACGATGAAGTCATTAATTGAGATGACGGAAGCGTTAGATCATGTAACACCAGGTATTGCAGCGGAGCATACGTTGTTCTATGGTGTAGAAGCGAAATTCTATTCAGCTCGTCCTGAGATTGACGATAAGTTTGAAACAAAAGTTAAGGGCTTATTCGTTGGTGGAGATGGAGCGGGTGTAACACGCGGACTTGCGCAAGCTGGAGCAAGCGGAGTTTGGGTGGCTCGTCAAATTTTAGAGCGCTATGAGGCGTAA
- a CDS encoding adenylosuccinate synthase, protein MAKTVVVVGTQWGDEGKGKITDYLAQQADIVARYQGGNNAGHTIEFNGQQFKLRLIPSGIFNSEKVILGNGMVINPESLLEEIAYLNEGGISTDHIRISNRAHVIFPYHIELDGLQEELKGDQKVGTTKRGIGPCYTDKYARVGIRMGELMDKEVFATRLKEQLADKNEILAKYGKPTFSFEEIYTKYCEYADVIRPYVTDTSYELDEAFNEDKKVLFEGAQGVMLDIDHGTYPFVTSSNPSAGAVTTGLGVGPTKIEEVIGVVKAYSTRVGEGAFPTEIEGEIANRIREIGREYGTVTGRPRRIGWFDSVVVSHTRRVSGLTGISVNLLDVLSGLETLKICTAYELDGQVIKYVPSTIKEFERCTPVYEEMPGWQEDITGVTSFEELPVAAQNYLRRIEELIGAKVAIFSVGPDREQTILLKALF, encoded by the coding sequence ATGGCAAAAACAGTTGTAGTTGTAGGAACACAATGGGGAGATGAAGGAAAAGGTAAAATTACCGATTATTTAGCTCAACAAGCAGATATCGTAGCTCGTTACCAAGGTGGAAATAATGCTGGACATACGATTGAGTTCAATGGACAACAGTTTAAGTTACGCTTAATTCCTTCTGGAATTTTTAATTCTGAAAAAGTAATTTTAGGAAATGGAATGGTTATTAATCCTGAGTCATTACTTGAGGAGATTGCTTACTTAAATGAAGGGGGAATTTCAACAGATCATATTCGTATTTCAAATCGTGCTCATGTGATTTTCCCTTATCATATTGAGTTAGATGGTCTTCAAGAAGAGTTAAAAGGAGATCAAAAAGTTGGAACAACTAAACGTGGAATCGGTCCTTGTTATACAGATAAATATGCACGTGTTGGAATCCGTATGGGTGAGTTGATGGATAAAGAAGTATTTGCTACTCGTTTAAAAGAACAATTAGCTGATAAAAATGAAATTTTAGCCAAATACGGAAAACCAACATTCTCATTCGAAGAAATCTATACAAAATATTGTGAGTATGCTGACGTGATTCGTCCTTATGTAACGGATACTTCTTATGAATTAGATGAAGCATTCAATGAAGACAAAAAAGTCTTATTCGAAGGTGCTCAAGGGGTTATGTTAGATATCGACCACGGAACTTATCCATTCGTAACGTCTTCAAATCCATCAGCTGGTGCGGTAACAACTGGTTTAGGTGTTGGTCCAACTAAGATTGAAGAAGTTATCGGGGTTGTTAAAGCATATTCAACTCGTGTTGGTGAAGGTGCGTTCCCAACTGAAATTGAAGGAGAAATTGCAAATCGTATTCGTGAAATCGGTCGTGAGTACGGAACGGTAACAGGTCGTCCTCGTCGTATCGGATGGTTCGATAGTGTTGTTGTTTCTCATACTCGTCGTGTAAGTGGATTAACTGGAATTTCAGTTAACTTATTAGATGTATTATCAGGATTAGAGACACTAAAAATCTGTACAGCTTATGAATTAGATGGGCAAGTGATTAAATACGTTCCATCAACAATCAAAGAATTTGAACGTTGTACACCAGTTTATGAAGAAATGCCAGGATGGCAAGAAGATATTACTGGAGTAACTTCATTTGAAGAATTACCAGTCGCTGCACAAAACTACTTACGTCGTATTGAAGAATTAATCGGTGCAAAAGTAGCCATCTTCAGCGTTGGTCCAGACCGCGAACAAACAATCTTATTAAAAGCGTTATTCTAG
- a CDS encoding DUF1934 domain-containing protein — MSMNKISGLVSFCMKVIQGLDVTETNYETSGILYKKSDKYYLFFDETNFYDNSTTKCRIEFNHDQIRVRRDGQVIIDQTYRTTETVQGYIKTVYGQLDSEVKTHCYMLEENDTSIRLTLDYDLFVSGERSGNYKLIIQFNKEDI; from the coding sequence ATGAGTATGAATAAAATATCTGGATTAGTTAGTTTTTGTATGAAAGTTATACAAGGATTAGATGTAACTGAGACTAATTATGAGACTTCAGGGATTCTTTATAAAAAAAGTGATAAATATTATCTATTTTTCGATGAAACAAACTTTTATGATAATTCAACTACAAAGTGTAGGATTGAGTTTAATCATGATCAAATTCGTGTGCGTCGTGATGGTCAAGTCATTATAGATCAAACATATAGAACTACTGAAACTGTACAAGGTTATATTAAAACAGTTTATGGTCAGTTAGATAGTGAAGTTAAAACACACTGCTATATGTTAGAAGAAAATGATACATCTATCCGGTTAACATTGGACTATGATCTATTTGTATCAGGTGAAAGATCAGGGAATTATAAATTAATAATTCAATTTAATAAGGAGGATATTTAA
- a CDS encoding GGDEF domain-containing protein yields MILFDAIKVHDFEDDEVRLKYEMVLSSEMYLFEMSSLKHDLYLMHQQQFLFAGGTILCTSIILVLGRMRYLDKKTEHLKYTDYATGLLNRLGYMNQMDKMMNKGEPFTFAIMDIDHFKSINDTYGHLVGDQVITYVANVLKKCCPQNSVICRLGGDEFVICIRDHSKEVAISVVESIREDLKGYSEYFEVTVSMGISFYRGEAVDLEKLYQQADHALYESKKNGRNQYQIFQN; encoded by the coding sequence ATGATATTATTTGATGCGATTAAAGTACATGATTTTGAAGATGATGAGGTGCGATTGAAGTATGAGATGGTCCTTTCAAGTGAAATGTACTTGTTTGAGATGTCTTCATTGAAGCATGATTTATATTTGATGCATCAGCAACAATTTTTGTTTGCTGGAGGGACTATTCTATGTACATCTATTATTTTGGTGTTGGGACGTATGCGTTATTTGGATAAGAAGACGGAGCATTTGAAATATACGGATTATGCGACAGGACTTTTGAATCGATTAGGTTATATGAATCAGATGGATAAGATGATGAATAAGGGTGAGCCGTTTACTTTTGCCATTATGGATATTGATCATTTTAAGTCAATTAATGATACGTATGGTCATTTAGTTGGCGATCAAGTTATTACTTATGTGGCGAATGTGTTGAAGAAATGTTGTCCACAGAATAGTGTGATTTGTCGATTAGGTGGTGATGAGTTTGTGATTTGTATTAGAGATCATAGTAAGGAAGTTGCTATTTCAGTTGTAGAAAGTATTAGAGAAGATTTGAAAGGTTATAGTGAATATTTTGAAGTGACCGTTTCAATGGGGATTTCTTTTTATAGAGGGGAGGCCGTTGATTTAGAAAAGCTTTATCAGCAGGCTGATCATGCTTTGTATGAAAGTAAGAAAAATGGTCGGAATCAATATCAAATTTTTCAAAATTAG
- a CDS encoding CTP synthase, with protein sequence MTKYIFVTGGVVSSLGKGITASSLGRLLKNRGLKVFMQKFDPYINVDPGTMSPYQHGEVFVTDDGAETDLDLGHYERFIDENLSQNSNITTGRVYSNVIEKERRGEYLGATVQVIPHITNEIKSKLVAAAQDSDADVIITEIGGTVGDIESLPFLEAIRQARKDFGYNNTLYIHNTLVPYLKAAGEIKTKPTQHSVKELLSLGIQPDVIVLRTEVDIEDHVKEKISSFCNVPKEAVVQAIDADILYEVPMHLKAQGLDDYVCKHFGIEAPEADMTKWQELIDTVRNLDGEVSIALVGKYVALPDAYLSVVEALKHAGYHFGKKVKIKWIDSERVTEETVNEIFADVDGILVPGGFGNRGVEGKILSCQYARTKNIPYFGICLGMQIAAIEYARNVAKLEGANSTEFDENTPHAIFDYLPDQYEGIKMGGTLRLGLYDCYVKEGTKAYDAYQSVNVRERHRHRYEFNNQYKTILENAGLEFSGINPQTGLVEIIEIPGHRWFVAGQFHPEFLSRPQKPQPLFRDFVKAAMEFSLE encoded by the coding sequence ATGACAAAATATATTTTTGTTACGGGTGGAGTTGTTTCATCATTAGGAAAAGGAATTACAGCTTCTTCTCTTGGCCGATTATTAAAAAATAGAGGTCTTAAAGTTTTTATGCAAAAATTTGACCCTTATATCAATGTTGATCCAGGTACAATGAGTCCATATCAACATGGTGAGGTTTTTGTTACGGATGATGGGGCCGAAACGGATTTAGATTTAGGTCATTATGAACGTTTTATCGACGAAAACTTATCGCAAAATTCAAATATTACTACAGGTCGCGTTTATTCTAATGTTATTGAAAAAGAACGTCGCGGGGAATATCTAGGTGCTACGGTTCAAGTTATTCCTCATATTACTAATGAAATTAAATCAAAATTAGTTGCTGCCGCTCAAGATAGTGATGCTGATGTTATCATTACTGAAATTGGTGGTACTGTTGGTGATATTGAATCTTTACCTTTTTTAGAAGCCATTCGCCAGGCACGTAAAGATTTTGGATATAATAATACATTATATATTCATAATACTTTAGTACCATATTTAAAAGCAGCTGGTGAAATTAAAACAAAACCAACACAGCATAGTGTTAAAGAATTACTTTCATTAGGAATTCAACCAGATGTTATTGTTTTACGTACTGAAGTTGATATTGAAGATCATGTTAAAGAGAAGATTTCTTCATTCTGTAACGTACCTAAAGAGGCTGTTGTTCAAGCAATTGATGCTGATATTTTATATGAAGTTCCTATGCATTTAAAAGCTCAAGGATTAGATGATTATGTATGTAAACATTTTGGTATTGAAGCGCCGGAAGCAGATATGACAAAATGGCAGGAGTTAATTGATACTGTTCGTAATTTAGATGGTGAAGTATCAATTGCCTTAGTTGGTAAATATGTTGCATTACCAGATGCTTATTTATCAGTAGTTGAGGCATTAAAACATGCTGGTTACCATTTTGGTAAAAAGGTTAAGATTAAATGGATTGATTCTGAGAGAGTTACAGAAGAAACAGTTAATGAAATCTTTGCTGATGTAGATGGAATCTTAGTACCAGGTGGATTTGGTAATCGAGGTGTAGAAGGTAAGATTTTATCTTGTCAATATGCGCGCACTAAAAATATTCCCTATTTTGGAATTTGTTTAGGTATGCAAATTGCTGCGATTGAATATGCTCGTAATGTTGCAAAATTAGAAGGTGCTAACTCTACTGAGTTTGATGAAAATACACCTCATGCTATTTTTGATTATTTACCAGATCAATATGAAGGTATTAAAATGGGGGGAACGTTACGTTTAGGTTTATATGATTGTTATGTTAAAGAAGGAACTAAAGCATATGATGCTTATCAATCAGTAAATGTTAGGGAACGTCATCGTCACCGTTATGAGTTCAATAATCAATATAAAACGATTTTAGAAAATGCAGGATTAGAATTCTCAGGAATTAATCCTCAAACCGGATTAGTAGAAATTATCGAAATTCCTGGACATCGTTGGTTTGTGGCAGGACAATTCCATCCAGAATTCTTATCACGTCCACAAAAACCACAGCCTTTATTCCGTGATTTTGTGAAAGCAGCTATGGAATTTAGTTTAGAATAG
- a CDS encoding transporter substrate-binding domain-containing protein, translating into MKSTEYLSSAWYFISDEPNLISIIDRIMSKMQTMEKHADYFFNHQNALIGKLYNLDKSTYEWLFYRQPVIKVGIYDVPPFMYYNEDEDTLSGMLDYVLKQIHNNFGVKFEFVFGDYEELVGAYQQGVIDILPVFEMESNEKLFLEGNNYEIYQGQINAYGLFNQVMFQEAVGTNLNTVLGSVSSEGFLRSEMNVRVEDSISKLHEG; encoded by the coding sequence GTGAAATCAACGGAATATTTGTCATCAGCATGGTATTTTATTTCAGATGAACCTAATTTAATCTCAATTATAGATAGGATTATGTCTAAGATGCAGACGATGGAAAAGCATGCGGATTATTTCTTCAACCATCAGAATGCATTAATTGGGAAGCTATATAATTTAGATAAATCGACATATGAATGGTTATTTTATCGGCAACCTGTGATAAAGGTTGGGATTTATGATGTACCACCTTTTATGTATTATAATGAGGATGAGGATACGTTATCTGGGATGTTAGATTATGTTTTGAAGCAGATTCATAACAATTTTGGTGTCAAGTTTGAGTTTGTTTTTGGTGATTATGAAGAGTTAGTAGGGGCTTATCAACAGGGTGTGATTGATATATTACCTGTTTTTGAGATGGAGTCTAATGAGAAATTATTTTTAGAGGGAAATAATTATGAGATTTATCAAGGTCAGATAAATGCGTATGGGCTATTTAATCAAGTGATGTTTCAAGAGGCGGTGGGTACTAATCTTAATACAGTGCTAGGAAGTGTATCCAGTGAAGGATTTTTAAGAAGTGAGATGAATGTTCGAGTTGAAGATTCGATTAGTAAGTTACATGAGGGCTAG
- a CDS encoding substrate-binding periplasmic protein, with protein sequence MKNYLFIFLIAICSMINSGDDFCIEASSVFNNSDEEWLLEKSQSKFKIGYPSSITPLNYYYFYSSLKGVINDISQEFSNLTDKNLSSYLISDIAENESLLKYGIIDLFVSGKMEAYKEFYYSSPIHEFEYTFYVNQGNNAKNTEDLMKYKIGIVNNDDKIEKYLLSFKDIISYPNYMALYAGLNNGEIDAIFVPRDLFQY encoded by the coding sequence ATGAAGAATTACTTGTTTATTTTTTTAATCGCTATATGTTCGATGATAAATAGTGGGGATGATTTTTGTATAGAAGCGTCTAGTGTTTTCAATAATTCTGATGAGGAATGGTTATTAGAAAAAAGTCAGAGTAAGTTTAAGATAGGGTACCCTTCTTCTATTACACCATTAAATTATTACTATTTTTATAGTTCGTTAAAGGGAGTTATTAATGATATTTCTCAAGAATTTTCTAATTTAACTGATAAGAATTTATCTTCATATTTAATTTCAGATATTGCAGAAAATGAAAGTTTATTAAAATATGGGATTATCGATTTATTTGTATCAGGTAAGATGGAGGCATATAAGGAGTTTTATTATAGCTCCCCTATTCATGAATTCGAGTATACTTTTTATGTGAATCAAGGAAATAATGCGAAAAATACAGAAGACTTGATGAAGTATAAAATTGGGATTGTTAATAATGATGATAAGATTGAAAAGTATTTATTATCTTTTAAAGATATTATTAGTTATCCAAATTATATGGCTCTATATGCTGGTCTTAATAATGGTGAGATTGATGCGATTTTTGTACCGAGAGATTTGTTTCAGTATTAA
- a CDS encoding ISL3 family transposase, with product MNLNVFFPENLMIQSIENNEHKILIYLKSKSNFSHCPLCGMKSQHVHSTYIRKPLDASILSKPVQLKIQAKKFFCLNSNCKRQIFTERFTGFLNTYRRLTVRLEEVFLQLSLSMSAEALSRFLFKLGYERSGDSLLDLLRRIDSTEKEIKNQSLTHIGVDDFSFRRGVEFGTVICDLKTHRPVEILASRSTQAFKEWLEKHPSVKLVTRDRATTYTKAIHSTNPDIIQIADKWHFLKNLLDVVKETISSRFPKGWFIIPECPVLETTDNETDIATTNEESTVSHESLSEKEQSKWTLILEVQKVYQQLGSIRQTARHLKLSRTSVTKYIQLSEPPKQIRKPRVNQFLPYLNQITQWCQEGKTAIWIHKQLIQQGFKGAPSSTRRKVQEIKATLSIKKNKKVEDKINKKPPKYLKTTKFQLISLIWRKATSLTQQELDLLNQLFQGHSDLSELYTAVQLFRDLVTMGQVIKLSQWLERYVNHEIKLLREFCRRMKRDEQSIINALVYPYTNAICEGNVNRIKMIKRQMYGRASFKLLRIKVLYA from the coding sequence ATGAATCTTAATGTCTTTTTTCCTGAAAATCTTATGATTCAATCCATTGAAAATAATGAGCATAAAATCCTGATTTACTTAAAGTCTAAATCAAATTTTAGTCACTGTCCATTATGTGGTATGAAAAGTCAGCATGTGCACAGTACGTATATTAGAAAACCATTAGATGCTTCTATTCTTAGTAAGCCAGTCCAATTAAAGATACAAGCTAAAAAGTTTTTTTGCTTAAATTCAAACTGTAAACGTCAAATTTTCACTGAAAGATTTACTGGTTTTCTAAATACCTACCGGCGTTTAACTGTTCGTCTTGAAGAAGTCTTTCTTCAATTATCATTATCGATGAGTGCGGAAGCTTTATCACGCTTCCTTTTTAAACTTGGATATGAACGAAGTGGAGACTCGCTATTAGATTTATTAAGACGTATTGATTCCACTGAAAAAGAAATAAAAAATCAATCATTAACTCATATTGGGGTTGATGATTTTTCTTTTCGTAGAGGCGTTGAATTTGGAACTGTCATTTGTGATTTAAAAACGCATCGTCCGGTTGAGATTTTGGCTTCTCGCTCGACTCAAGCATTTAAAGAATGGTTAGAAAAACATCCTTCAGTTAAATTAGTGACACGTGATCGAGCGACAACGTATACCAAAGCGATTCATTCAACGAACCCTGACATTATTCAGATTGCAGATAAGTGGCACTTTCTTAAAAACTTATTAGATGTTGTTAAAGAAACCATCAGTTCTCGTTTTCCTAAAGGATGGTTTATCATACCTGAATGCCCAGTCCTCGAAACAACGGATAACGAGACAGATATAGCTACTACTAATGAAGAGTCAACCGTTAGTCATGAATCATTATCTGAAAAAGAACAATCGAAATGGACACTCATTTTAGAGGTTCAAAAAGTCTATCAACAACTAGGCTCTATTCGCCAAACAGCCAGGCATCTTAAGCTAAGTCGTACAAGTGTGACAAAGTATATACAATTATCTGAACCCCCAAAACAAATAAGAAAGCCACGTGTTAACCAATTTCTTCCCTATTTAAACCAAATCACACAATGGTGTCAGGAAGGGAAAACAGCTATTTGGATTCATAAACAATTGATACAACAAGGATTTAAAGGAGCACCTTCTTCAACCCGACGAAAAGTTCAAGAAATTAAAGCAACTCTCTCAATAAAAAAGAATAAAAAGGTAGAGGATAAAATCAATAAAAAACCTCCTAAATATTTGAAAACGACCAAATTTCAATTAATCTCATTAATCTGGCGAAAGGCAACCTCTTTAACTCAACAAGAGTTAGATTTATTAAATCAACTCTTTCAAGGCCACTCTGATCTAAGTGAGTTATATACAGCAGTGCAATTATTTAGAGATTTGGTTACTATGGGACAAGTCATTAAGTTATCTCAGTGGCTGGAACGTTATGTTAATCACGAAATTAAATTACTTCGTGAGTTTTGTCGTCGAATGAAACGCGATGAGCAATCGATAATTAATGCATTAGTTTATCCATACACTAATGCCATTTGTGAGGGAAATGTCAACCGAATTAAAATGATTAAACGTCAAATGTATGGACGAGCTAGTTTTAAACTTCTTCGCATTAAAGTACTCTATGCCTAA